One window of the Glycocaulis alkaliphilus genome contains the following:
- the hfaA gene encoding holdfast anchoring protein HfaA, with translation MPRFAKVTLTAAALAMIATPLAAAQQASDNWNQPYGMASGEESSPYAGQRGRGANRVVINGIIQTGVGVSAQGTVTGSTGLGGGVGGSGQYTGSSATAIANQLNVVVNGNYNTVVVNSRQINNGDVTANASSSSTQSRTSSPLISGAAPSVAGTESAGSTLNVIPQATVPAPSSDPNREP, from the coding sequence ATGCCGCGTTTTGCCAAAGTCACCCTCACCGCCGCAGCGCTGGCCATGATTGCCACACCGCTGGCGGCTGCGCAGCAGGCCAGCGACAACTGGAACCAGCCCTACGGCATGGCAAGCGGCGAAGAGAGCAGCCCATATGCCGGTCAGCGCGGGCGCGGTGCCAACCGGGTTGTTATCAATGGCATCATCCAGACAGGCGTTGGCGTCTCGGCGCAAGGCACGGTCACGGGTTCTACCGGGCTTGGCGGCGGGGTCGGCGGCAGCGGCCAGTATACCGGCTCGTCCGCGACCGCCATCGCAAACCAGCTGAATGTCGTGGTGAACGGCAATTACAACACCGTCGTCGTGAACTCGCGCCAGATCAATAATGGTGACGTGACGGCCAATGCCAGCAGTTCCAGCACCCAGTCCCGTACGAGCAGCCCGCTCATCTCCGGTGCAGCGCCGTCGGTTGCTGGCACGGAATCTGCTGGAAGCACGCTGAACGTCATTCCTCAGGCGACCGTGCCTGCCCCCTCCTCTGATCCCAATCGGGAGCCCTAG
- the hfaB gene encoding holdfast anchoring protein HfaB, with the protein MTRIKSLLVAAVSALTVSACATSNSGSDGLYATPTGNAPVTANPTPYSQALVCLSGHARQQGRPAPRVAVGRIADYTGQLAPEGGTRVTQGASLMAMSAFAKAGARLVERFDTSVAELELRYTNSQLIGDENEQQGFRQIYAGAMPGSDYFLVGGITELNSNIRSNGQDLFAGDSVDSSPAGVFSRRIYVMNVALDLRLVDSRTLEVVDVVSYQKQIIGREISAGMFAFFGDAVVDLSAGGRSLEPVQLAVRAVIERAVLEMSSQLYGVSAEAVCQFNDPIGPSNVTGGVQLNTAYAGSEAPYVQARTDVNRGHDRRDSDIRSVLRGVYR; encoded by the coding sequence ATGACCCGCATCAAAAGCCTCCTGGTGGCTGCCGTATCGGCGCTGACCGTGTCGGCCTGTGCCACCTCCAATTCCGGCTCTGACGGGCTGTACGCCACGCCGACGGGCAATGCGCCGGTGACGGCCAACCCGACCCCCTATTCGCAGGCCCTGGTCTGCCTTTCCGGCCATGCGCGCCAGCAGGGCCGCCCGGCCCCGCGCGTCGCGGTCGGCCGCATTGCGGACTATACCGGCCAGCTCGCCCCTGAAGGCGGAACGCGCGTGACGCAAGGTGCATCGCTGATGGCGATGAGCGCCTTTGCCAAGGCCGGCGCCCGTCTGGTGGAGCGTTTTGACACGTCTGTCGCCGAACTGGAGCTGCGCTATACCAACAGCCAGCTGATCGGTGACGAGAACGAGCAGCAGGGCTTCCGCCAGATCTACGCGGGCGCCATGCCTGGCTCTGACTATTTCCTCGTCGGCGGCATTACCGAGCTGAACTCCAATATCCGCTCCAACGGCCAGGATCTCTTTGCCGGTGACAGCGTGGACTCTAGCCCGGCGGGCGTCTTCTCGCGCCGCATCTATGTGATGAATGTCGCGCTGGACCTGCGCCTTGTGGACAGCCGCACGCTCGAAGTGGTCGACGTGGTTTCCTACCAGAAGCAGATCATCGGCCGCGAAATCTCGGCTGGCATGTTCGCCTTCTTCGGTGACGCGGTGGTGGATCTGTCCGCCGGTGGCCGCTCGCTGGAGCCAGTCCAGCTTGCCGTTCGCGCGGTTATCGAGCGCGCCGTGCTTGAAATGTCATCCCAGCTTTATGGCGTCTCGGCGGAAGCCGTCTGCCAGTTCAATGACCCTATCGGACCGTCGAATGTTACCGGCGGTGTCCAGCTCAATACGGCTTATGCCGGTTCGGAGGCTCCTTATGTCCAGGCTCGCACTGACGTCAATCGCGGCCATGACCGCCGCGATAGCGACATCCGCAGCGTCCTTCGCGGCGTCTATCGATAG
- the hfaD gene encoding holdfast anchor protein HfaD: MSRLALTSIAAMTAAIATSAASFAASIDRVENDQANSAPVDATVEIDAVTTEIATTIATAQSNSAGGSFASEAEVTSTQVTDGATSATTGIEADSVWGLSTGFATAQGNALTVDAENGLAMDAGQTAGAGASVSALSALRLNTYGGNTAQSAMATANAVEVMGSGNMPMNVRQSSEADVEARSQIEAEEVETALATAQSAGNSLTVTGYEANIIALADQENSGNVRSTVDADIAHANWGVTAMSEAAGNTASTQNDWGYGHLQGSQTNSGEVRATTTLAVGTFGDGPVVGSSHAVGNNALVSNIGADAFSGVTQNNSGAVTGQVSMQLGTGMAAYGTSSAIGNAQSAYICATCPVGLNAQVNQVNSGAISSITQMQANGYVGGMTGTATAVGNVSTFSTIGGGN, translated from the coding sequence ATGTCCAGGCTCGCACTGACGTCAATCGCGGCCATGACCGCCGCGATAGCGACATCCGCAGCGTCCTTCGCGGCGTCTATCGATAGGGTCGAGAACGACCAGGCCAATAGCGCCCCGGTCGACGCCACTGTCGAGATTGACGCCGTCACGACGGAAATTGCGACCACCATCGCAACCGCGCAAAGCAACTCCGCCGGCGGCAGCTTCGCCAGCGAGGCGGAAGTCACATCCACCCAGGTGACCGATGGCGCGACGAGCGCCACGACCGGCATCGAAGCCGATTCGGTGTGGGGGCTGTCGACCGGGTTTGCGACCGCTCAGGGCAATGCTCTGACGGTGGACGCCGAAAACGGTCTGGCGATGGACGCCGGGCAGACTGCTGGCGCAGGCGCCAGCGTGTCGGCCCTCTCCGCCCTGCGTCTGAACACCTATGGCGGCAATACCGCGCAATCGGCAATGGCGACCGCCAACGCTGTCGAGGTTATGGGCTCGGGCAATATGCCGATGAATGTCCGCCAGTCTTCCGAGGCGGATGTCGAGGCGCGCTCGCAGATTGAGGCCGAAGAGGTCGAAACCGCGCTTGCCACGGCGCAGAGCGCGGGCAACAGCCTGACCGTGACCGGCTATGAGGCCAATATCATCGCGCTCGCCGACCAGGAAAATAGCGGCAATGTGCGCTCAACCGTCGATGCGGACATCGCCCATGCCAACTGGGGCGTCACCGCGATGAGCGAGGCTGCCGGCAATACAGCATCCACCCAGAACGACTGGGGCTATGGCCATCTGCAGGGCAGCCAGACCAATTCCGGCGAGGTGCGCGCCACGACAACGCTGGCCGTCGGCACGTTCGGTGACGGCCCGGTGGTCGGCTCGTCTCACGCGGTTGGTAACAACGCGCTGGTGTCCAATATCGGGGCAGATGCCTTTAGCGGCGTGACGCAGAACAACTCCGGCGCCGTGACGGGTCAGGTCTCCATGCAGCTGGGGACCGGCATGGCCGCCTACGGCACCAGTTCGGCCATCGGCAATGCGCAGTCTGCCTATATCTGCGCGACCTGCCCTGTGGGACTGAACGCCCAGGTCAATCAGGTCAATTCCGGCGCAATCAGCTCGATCACCCAGATGCAGGCCAATGGCTATGTCGGCGGCATGACTGGCACGGCAACAGCCGTCGGCAATGTCTCGACCTTCTCCACCATTGGTGGCGGGAACTAG
- a CDS encoding helix-turn-helix domain-containing protein — translation MQTITTPSGEKLVVIPLEQYEALLDAADIAAAGKVSARVRSGEEELVPASVVAELVAGGNPVRIWRRHRGLTARTLASKAGISPAFLSEIETGRKEGSVSALKRLAGALNVDLDDLV, via the coding sequence ATGCAAACCATAACCACGCCGTCCGGTGAAAAGCTGGTGGTCATTCCGCTGGAGCAGTACGAGGCGCTTCTGGACGCGGCTGATATAGCGGCGGCCGGGAAAGTTTCGGCGCGCGTGCGCAGCGGCGAGGAAGAGCTGGTTCCGGCCAGCGTGGTCGCCGAGCTGGTGGCTGGCGGCAATCCGGTGCGTATCTGGCGCCGTCATCGCGGACTGACGGCGCGGACGCTGGCGTCCAAGGCCGGGATCAGCCCGGCCTTCCTGTCGGAGATCGAAACTGGACGCAAGGAGGGCAGCGTATCAGCGCTCAAGCGGCTGGCCGGAGCGCTGAATGTCGATCTGGACGACCTGGTCTAG
- a CDS encoding type II toxin-antitoxin system RelE family toxin, producing MKEIAYSKQAVTALRRMPGTDARRIMAKISQFAEDPASLANNVKVLSGSPYLRLRVGDWRVIMDDQGRVLEILKIAARGGVYE from the coding sequence GTGAAAGAGATTGCTTACAGCAAGCAGGCGGTAACGGCATTGCGCCGTATGCCGGGCACGGATGCACGCCGCATCATGGCCAAGATAAGTCAGTTCGCTGAAGATCCCGCAAGCTTGGCCAATAACGTGAAGGTTCTGTCCGGATCACCTTATCTCCGCCTGCGGGTGGGGGACTGGCGGGTCATCATGGACGATCAGGGCCGTGTACTTGAGATCCTGAAGATTGCGGCGCGAGGCGGTGTCTATGAGTAG
- the pseB gene encoding UDP-N-acetylglucosamine 4,6-dehydratase (inverting), translated as MSATASKATAPAAAKGDLEPLFLGRDFRAPRMNLDGKTVLITGGTGSFGHHFVRTVIEEFKPKKLIIFSRDELKQYEMAQLFPPAQYPFMRYFIGDVRDEGRLDMAMRGVDVVIHAAALKHVPIAEYNPFECIRTNVFGAENVVRAAIKRGVKHVCALSTDKAANPINLYGASKLASDKIFSAAQNIGGEDGPVFSVVRYGNVVGSRGSVVPFFNKLIAEGADHLPITDERMTRFWITLTQGVNFVLSSLAMAKGGEIFVPKIPSMRTTDLARTLAPGLPHKIIGIRPGEKLHEIMVPEDDARSTVELEDRYVIVPPQRTTLMAQWLDAGAAAPDGFSYASDSNPERLDARALQSLLGQAFGG; from the coding sequence ATGAGCGCCACAGCGTCCAAAGCCACTGCCCCGGCCGCCGCGAAAGGCGATCTGGAGCCGCTCTTCCTGGGCCGGGATTTTCGCGCTCCGCGCATGAATCTCGATGGCAAGACCGTGCTGATTACCGGCGGCACCGGCTCGTTCGGGCATCATTTCGTGCGAACCGTGATCGAGGAGTTCAAGCCGAAGAAACTCATCATCTTTTCGCGCGACGAGCTGAAACAGTATGAGATGGCGCAGCTCTTCCCGCCCGCGCAATATCCCTTCATGCGCTATTTCATCGGCGATGTGCGCGATGAGGGGCGGCTGGATATGGCGATGCGCGGAGTGGACGTGGTGATCCACGCAGCTGCGCTCAAACACGTGCCGATTGCCGAGTACAACCCGTTTGAGTGCATCCGCACCAATGTGTTCGGCGCAGAAAATGTGGTGCGCGCGGCCATCAAGCGCGGCGTGAAGCATGTCTGCGCCCTGTCCACCGACAAGGCGGCCAACCCGATCAATCTCTATGGCGCGTCCAAGCTCGCCTCTGACAAGATTTTCAGCGCGGCGCAGAATATCGGCGGCGAGGACGGCCCGGTCTTTTCGGTGGTGCGCTACGGCAATGTGGTGGGGTCACGTGGCTCTGTCGTGCCCTTCTTCAACAAGCTGATTGCCGAAGGCGCCGACCATCTGCCCATTACCGACGAGCGCATGACCCGCTTCTGGATCACGCTCACCCAAGGGGTGAATTTCGTGCTGTCCTCGCTGGCCATGGCCAAGGGCGGGGAGATTTTCGTGCCGAAAATCCCCTCCATGCGCACGACGGACCTGGCCCGCACACTCGCCCCCGGCCTGCCGCACAAGATTATCGGCATCCGCCCCGGCGAGAAGCTGCACGAGATCATGGTGCCCGAGGACGATGCCCGTTCAACAGTCGAGCTGGAAGACCGCTATGTCATCGTGCCCCCGCAGCGCACAACGCTGATGGCGCAATGGCTGGACGCGGGCGCAGCCGCCCCTGACGGCTTCTCCTACGCCTCTGACAGCAATCCTGAGCGGCTCGACGCACGTGCGCTGCAATCCCTGCTGGGACAGGCGTTCGGCGGGTAG
- the pseC gene encoding UDP-4-amino-4,6-dideoxy-N-acetyl-beta-L-altrosamine transaminase: MTEQADFLAYGRQDIDENDIAAAVRALQSDYLTTGPEIPAFEAEFAEFTGAAYAIACSNGTTALHLALDALGVGEGDVCIVPSITFMATANAARYCGAEVVFADVDPETGLLTPDTLAAALKRAGGKAKAVLPVHLAGVPCGMEAIAGLARQHDLAIVEDSCHAIGSRGASGAMVGACEHGDAATFSFHPVKSLTTGEGGMVTTNSPDLAARMARQRSHGIERDAARFERAEGADEPWYHEMASLGWNYRLPDINAALGRAQLARMAQFAAKRRALTAAYREHLHALAPLVRLPADPPGSDPCRHLMNVRIDFHAAGRTRAEVMNALKARGIGTQVHYIPVHTQPYYVQRYGALHLPGAEAHYAQTLSLPLFTRMQTGDVARVCAALGEVLG; the protein is encoded by the coding sequence ATGACCGAGCAGGCCGATTTTCTCGCCTATGGGCGCCAGGACATTGATGAGAACGACATCGCAGCGGCAGTGCGCGCATTGCAATCGGACTATCTCACCACGGGCCCGGAAATCCCCGCTTTCGAGGCGGAGTTCGCGGAGTTCACCGGCGCGGCTTACGCCATTGCCTGCTCCAATGGCACGACGGCGCTGCATCTCGCGCTGGATGCGCTGGGGGTGGGCGAGGGGGATGTCTGCATCGTGCCGTCCATCACCTTCATGGCGACGGCCAATGCCGCGCGCTATTGCGGGGCGGAGGTAGTGTTTGCCGACGTGGATCCTGAGACGGGCCTGCTGACGCCTGATACGCTGGCCGCCGCGCTCAAGCGTGCTGGCGGGAAGGCGAAGGCGGTGCTGCCGGTGCATCTGGCCGGCGTGCCGTGCGGTATGGAGGCGATTGCGGGCCTCGCCCGCCAGCATGATCTCGCCATCGTGGAAGACAGTTGTCACGCTATCGGCTCGCGCGGCGCATCAGGCGCCATGGTTGGAGCGTGTGAGCATGGCGATGCGGCGACCTTCTCCTTCCACCCGGTCAAATCGCTCACCACGGGCGAGGGCGGGATGGTAACCACGAACAGTCCCGATCTCGCCGCCCGCATGGCGCGTCAGCGCAGCCATGGCATTGAACGCGATGCGGCGAGGTTTGAGCGGGCCGAAGGCGCGGACGAGCCCTGGTATCATGAGATGGCGTCGCTGGGCTGGAATTACCGCCTGCCGGACATCAATGCCGCGCTTGGCCGGGCGCAGCTCGCCCGCATGGCGCAGTTCGCCGCCAAGCGCCGCGCCCTGACGGCAGCTTATCGCGAGCACCTGCATGCTCTCGCGCCGCTAGTGCGCCTGCCTGCCGATCCGCCGGGCAGTGATCCGTGCCGGCATCTGATGAATGTGCGAATAGATTTCCACGCAGCCGGGCGCACGCGCGCTGAGGTGATGAATGCGCTCAAAGCGCGCGGTATCGGCACGCAGGTCCACTACATCCCGGTCCACACCCAGCCCTATTATGTGCAGCGCTATGGCGCTCTGCATCTGCCGGGGGCCGAGGCTCATTATGCGCAGACATTATCGCTGCCGCTCTTCACGCGGATGCAGACGGGCGATGTGGCGCGGGTGTGCGCGGCGCTGGGTGAGGTGTTGGGGTAG
- a CDS encoding ammonium transporter — protein sequence MHSDTIGAPRRARPLAWGCALALGGAIAFAAPAAAQVTDEAAYIFNTLLFLIGGFLVMWMAAGFAMLEAGSVRGKHAAAICLKNIGLYSIAGIMFYAVGYNLMYYGVDQSGGYFGIPFPWSPGELTGDEVIDVAENGYSTASDWFFQMVFVATTASIVSGAVAERIRIGAFFLFVVVLTAVIYPIQGAWTWGEGWLDAAGFSDFAGSTIVHSVGGWAALAGIILVGARTGRFVDGKAIPMHSSSLPLATLGTFVLWLGWFGFNGASQLALGSAADATAVAQIFANTNMAAAGGVVATYLLTLALGRGKANLGAVLNGALAGLVSITAEPLTPTIGQAILFGAVGGVIATFGAILLEKLRLDDVVGAIPVHLFAGIWGTMIVPLTNPDANFVTQAIGIGAIGAFAFTASFIVFLVLKITVGIRLKPDEETVGGDYTELGHSAYPEFLPGKDKAPATS from the coding sequence ATGCATTCAGACACAATCGGCGCGCCGCGGCGCGCGCGCCCGCTTGCCTGGGGCTGCGCGCTGGCGCTTGGCGGCGCGATAGCCTTCGCCGCGCCCGCAGCGGCCCAGGTTACAGATGAAGCAGCCTACATCTTCAACACGCTGCTTTTCCTGATCGGCGGCTTTCTGGTGATGTGGATGGCGGCGGGCTTCGCCATGCTTGAGGCCGGCTCGGTCCGCGGCAAGCACGCGGCTGCCATCTGCCTGAAAAACATCGGCCTTTACTCCATCGCTGGCATCATGTTCTACGCCGTTGGCTATAACCTGATGTATTATGGTGTCGACCAGAGCGGGGGCTATTTCGGTATTCCCTTCCCCTGGTCGCCGGGCGAACTGACCGGCGATGAGGTGATCGACGTGGCCGAAAACGGCTACTCGACCGCTTCCGACTGGTTCTTCCAGATGGTGTTTGTGGCCACCACGGCCTCCATCGTGTCCGGCGCCGTGGCAGAGCGTATCCGCATCGGGGCGTTTTTCCTGTTCGTGGTGGTCCTGACCGCCGTGATCTACCCCATCCAGGGCGCCTGGACGTGGGGCGAAGGCTGGCTGGACGCTGCAGGCTTCTCCGACTTTGCCGGCTCGACGATCGTTCACTCGGTCGGCGGATGGGCGGCACTGGCCGGCATCATCCTGGTGGGCGCGCGCACGGGCCGTTTTGTCGACGGCAAGGCCATACCGATGCACTCCTCCAGCCTGCCACTGGCAACGCTCGGCACGTTCGTGCTCTGGCTCGGCTGGTTCGGCTTTAACGGCGCCTCACAGCTCGCGCTCGGTTCAGCGGCAGACGCGACCGCCGTCGCGCAGATCTTCGCCAACACCAACATGGCCGCTGCCGGCGGCGTGGTGGCCACCTACCTGCTCACGCTGGCTCTGGGACGCGGCAAGGCCAATCTGGGTGCCGTGCTGAACGGCGCGCTGGCTGGGCTGGTCTCCATCACGGCAGAACCGCTCACCCCCACTATCGGGCAGGCCATCCTGTTTGGCGCCGTCGGCGGCGTCATTGCGACCTTCGGCGCGATCCTGCTGGAGAAGCTCCGCCTGGACGATGTGGTCGGGGCCATCCCGGTCCACCTGTTTGCTGGCATCTGGGGTACGATGATCGTGCCGCTGACCAATCCGGACGCCAACTTTGTCACACAGGCTATCGGCATAGGCGCTATCGGCGCATTCGCCTTCACCGCCAGCTTTATTGTTTTCCTGGTGCTGAAGATCACGGTCGGCATCCGCCTGAAGCCTGATGAAGAGACGGTAGGCGGCGACTACACCGAGCTTGGCCACAGCGCCTATCCGGAGTTCCTGCCGGGAAAGGACAAAGCCCCGGCTACCAGCTGA
- a CDS encoding TorF family putative porin — MKHLISSRYRAYGLAALLAASASPLALAPSAQAQEAITIEANVALVSDYRFRGISLSDRDPAIQGGFDISFANGFYVGTWASSIEPVGNSELELDLYAGFAFEAAGAEFDVGALVYTYPGESDVHYWEFYGSVAFTTGALESTFGVAYAPEQDNIGGDDNLYLYYDASYPLGDSGLSLIGGIGYETGAFGDPDGDGDDKWNWSLGLAWSALGVDWSLAYIDTTESLSEGNSTAVLTISKAF, encoded by the coding sequence ATGAAACATCTCATCAGCTCGCGCTACCGCGCATACGGCCTTGCCGCGCTTCTGGCGGCATCTGCCTCTCCGCTCGCCCTGGCACCGTCCGCTCAGGCACAAGAGGCCATCACCATCGAAGCAAACGTCGCTCTGGTCAGCGATTACCGCTTCCGTGGCATCTCGCTTTCAGACCGCGATCCGGCCATTCAGGGCGGCTTTGACATCAGCTTTGCCAATGGCTTCTACGTTGGCACCTGGGCTTCCAGTATCGAGCCGGTGGGCAATTCCGAACTGGAGCTGGACCTGTATGCCGGGTTCGCCTTTGAGGCGGCGGGCGCCGAGTTTGACGTCGGTGCGCTCGTCTACACCTATCCGGGCGAGTCCGACGTGCATTACTGGGAGTTCTACGGATCGGTCGCATTTACGACCGGAGCCCTGGAGTCCACCTTCGGTGTGGCCTACGCGCCTGAACAGGACAATATCGGCGGAGATGACAATCTCTACCTCTATTACGATGCCAGCTATCCCTTGGGCGATAGCGGTCTCAGCCTGATCGGCGGCATCGGCTATGAGACGGGCGCTTTCGGGGACCCGGACGGCGATGGCGATGACAAGTGGAACTGGTCGCTGGGGCTGGCATGGAGTGCCCTCGGAGTGGACTGGTCACTGGCCTATATCGACACGACCGAGAGCCTGAGCGAGGGCAACTCGACGGCAGTTCTGACCATTTCCAAGGCCTTCTAG
- a CDS encoding flagellin, whose amino-acid sequence MALSVQTNVSAMLALQNLNKTNIDLQTTQNRINTGLKIAGAKDNSSVFAVAQSMRADIGALGSVKTSLDRAVSIGDVAIAAGEAISDLLIEMREKATAAMDASIDSFSRAAYDSDFKALINQIQVILQNADFDGANMLNGTIPNGIAFLADADAARSVTLNTQDMSFSGTIMTLSATASLGTVTLAASAVSFVNASLDNVNAALARLGSDLKKMEAHRTFIGKLNDSLTAGVGNLVDADLARESAQLTALQVKQQLGVQALSIANSEPQIILSLFGR is encoded by the coding sequence ATGGCGCTAAGCGTCCAGACAAATGTATCCGCGATGCTCGCATTGCAAAATCTCAACAAGACCAACATTGATCTGCAGACCACCCAGAACAGGATCAATACCGGCCTGAAGATTGCGGGCGCTAAGGACAATTCCTCGGTGTTTGCCGTGGCCCAGTCTATGCGTGCCGATATTGGCGCGCTCGGATCGGTCAAGACATCGCTGGACCGGGCGGTGTCGATCGGCGATGTGGCCATAGCGGCAGGCGAGGCCATCTCGGACCTTCTCATCGAGATGCGAGAAAAGGCCACGGCCGCGATGGACGCTTCCATCGACAGCTTCTCGCGTGCTGCCTATGACAGCGATTTCAAGGCACTGATCAACCAGATCCAGGTCATTCTGCAGAATGCCGACTTTGACGGCGCGAACATGCTCAACGGTACCATACCTAACGGCATCGCCTTCCTGGCGGACGCGGACGCCGCCCGTTCGGTCACGCTGAACACGCAGGATATGAGCTTCTCTGGCACGATCATGACCCTGTCTGCCACAGCCAGCCTTGGCACGGTGACGCTGGCGGCGAGCGCGGTGTCGTTCGTCAATGCCAGCCTTGATAACGTGAACGCGGCGCTGGCACGGCTCGGCTCTGACCTGAAGAAGATGGAGGCGCACCGGACCTTTATCGGCAAACTCAATGACAGTCTCACCGCCGGGGTCGGAAACCTGGTGGACGCCGATCTTGCACGCGAGAGCGCGCAGCTGACCGCCCTGCAGGTGAAGCAGCAGCTCGGTGTCCAGGCCCTCTCGATCGCCAACTCCGAACCGCAGATCATCCTGTCGCTCTTCGGACGATAG
- a CDS encoding flagellar protein FlaG — translation MNAITAISGRELVVPVTGIAMSAAPVSAAANVVQPVEQGARQPNPDARDTLRQSEAIEEMRAQLSATGRTRLQIERDEDKAGRFIYKLMDPDTGETLRRWPPESFGDLVSFLRNETGGLINETA, via the coding sequence ATGAACGCTATTACAGCCATATCCGGGCGGGAGCTCGTTGTGCCGGTCACCGGCATCGCCATGAGCGCGGCCCCTGTCAGCGCGGCGGCCAACGTGGTTCAGCCGGTGGAGCAGGGCGCACGCCAGCCTAACCCCGATGCCCGTGACACTCTGCGCCAGAGCGAAGCCATTGAAGAGATGCGCGCCCAGCTAAGCGCGACGGGCCGCACCCGTTTGCAGATTGAGCGGGACGAGGACAAGGCCGGCCGTTTCATCTACAAGCTTATGGACCCTGACACGGGCGAAACGCTGCGCCGCTGGCCGCCGGAAAGCTTTGGTGATCTTGTCTCCTTCCTGAGAAATGAGACTGGCGGCCTGATAAACGAAACGGCCTGA
- a CDS encoding flagellin, which produces MASVNTNPGAMVALQNLNKTNSQLQTVQNRINTGLAVSSAKDNGGIYAIAQNMRAEVGSLRAVNNSLDLAISTVDVALAAGDAISDLLIEMKEKALAASDVSLDSASRTALNEDFEALRDQISTIVENAEFNGSNLIDGSMSGGISALANAKGTNTINVSDEDLSLSGTILGLSGGTDIATQSDASAAVTAIESALTNLNSALARMGTGSKSLEIHKTFVSKLSDSLEKGIGNLVDADLAKESARLQSLQVKQQLGIQALSIANSAPSTVLGFFR; this is translated from the coding sequence ATGGCTAGTGTAAATACCAATCCGGGCGCAATGGTCGCCCTGCAAAACCTCAACAAAACCAACTCGCAGCTGCAAACCGTCCAGAACCGTATCAACACGGGTCTGGCTGTTTCGTCTGCCAAGGACAATGGCGGCATCTACGCCATCGCCCAGAACATGCGGGCGGAAGTCGGCAGCTTGCGTGCTGTCAACAACTCCCTCGATCTTGCCATTTCTACCGTCGACGTGGCCCTGGCCGCCGGTGACGCCATCTCCGATCTTCTGATCGAGATGAAGGAAAAGGCGCTGGCCGCTTCGGACGTGTCACTTGACAGTGCGTCGCGTACGGCTCTGAATGAAGACTTCGAGGCTCTGCGTGACCAGATCTCGACGATCGTGGAAAACGCCGAGTTCAACGGCTCCAACCTGATCGACGGCTCGATGTCCGGTGGCATTTCGGCTCTGGCCAATGCCAAGGGCACCAACACGATCAACGTGTCAGACGAAGACCTGTCACTGTCCGGCACCATTCTCGGCCTGTCCGGTGGTACGGATATTGCCACGCAGTCTGATGCCTCTGCAGCTGTGACCGCAATCGAATCGGCCCTGACCAACCTGAACTCTGCGCTCGCGCGTATGGGTACGGGTTCGAAGTCGCTGGAAATCCACAAAACGTTCGTCAGCAAGCTTTCCGACAGCCTTGAAAAAGGTATCGGCAACCTTGTCGACGCCGATCTCGCGAAGGAATCGGCACGTCTGCAGTCCCTGCAGGTCAAGCAGCAGCTTGGCATCCAGGCGCTGTCGATCGCCAACTCCGCACCGTCCACGGTGCTGGGCTTCTTCCGCTAG